A portion of the Kazachstania africana CBS 2517 chromosome 2, complete genome genome contains these proteins:
- the YCK3 gene encoding casein kinase YCK3 (similar to Saccharomyces cerevisiae YCK3 (YER123W); ancestral locus Anc_8.132): MQHHINTTSSFSRQQQQHVVGIHYALGPKIGEGSFGVIFEGENILSNNSFNPVAIKFEPRNSDAPQLRDEFRSYKILNRCEGIPNAYYYGQEGMHNILIIDLLGPSLEDLFEWCGRKFSIKTTCLIAKQMIQRIKDIHNNDLIYRDIKPDNFLISQFQSVSNNKKYITSTANNDPNLVYLVDFGMAKQYRDPRTKQHIPYRERKSLSGTARYMSINTHFGREQSRRDDLESLGHVFFYFLRGSLPWQGLKAPNNKLKYEKIGLTKKNLNPNDLLLNNTIPEQFATYLNYARNLKFEEEPNYDYLMHLMDEVLLQLNLQDDGHYDWMDLNNGRGWDININKRANLHGYGNANPKNNNNNNNNNNNNNNINHHHNKQINKIKNNLTNLQSSSNIKLRSNFTPISEVKDGGFSNYNANKRQMQKINYPLKKTSYNAINNNSTDNDNNKSVTAMNNRMQNRHIVNGSNNSMNNDNKAGILSKYCICLSWC, encoded by the coding sequence ATGCAACATCATATTAATACTACgtcttctttttctcgtcagcagcagcagcatGTCGTGGGAATACACTACGCATTGGGTCCTAAAATCGGTGAAGGATCCTTCGGTGTCATCTTCGAAGGAGAAAATATACTAAGTAACAACAGTTTCAATCCCGTTGCCATCAAATTTGAACCAAGAAATTCAGATGCCCCTCAATTGAGAGACGAATTCAGATCATATAAGATTCTCAATCGCTGTGAAGGTATTCCAAACGCTTATTACTATGGACAAGAAGGTATGCACAATATTTTAATCATTGATCTTTTAGGCCCTTCATTGGAAGATCTTTTCGAATGGTGCGGtagaaagttttcaataaagacAACATGTCTTATTGCAAAACAAATGATACAAAGAATCAAAGATATCCATAATAATGACCTAATTTATAGAGATATTAAACCcgataattttttaatatctcaatttcaatcagtttcaaataataaaaaatatattacGTCGACGGCGAATAATGATCCCAATTTGGTTTATTTAGTAGATTTTGGTATGGCAAAACAATATAGAGATCCGAGAACTAAACAACATATTCCATatagagaaagaaaatcattAAGTGGCACGGCAAGGTATATGTCAATTAACACACATTTTGGCAGAGAACAAAGTAGGAGAGACGATTTAGAATCTTTGGGTCACgtttttttctatttcttAAGAGGTTCATTACCGTGGCAAGGTCTAAAAGCACCAAATAATAAACtaaaatatgaaaagattggtttaactaaaaaaaatttgaatccaaatgatttattattaaataataCAATACCAGAACAATTTGCTACTTATTTAAATTATGCAAGAAatctaaaatttgaagaagaaccaAATTATGACTATTTAATGCATTTAATGGATGAAGTTTTATTACAACTAAATTTACAAGATGATGGACATTACGATTGGATGGATTTAAATAATGGTAGAGGTTGggatataaatataaataagaGAGCCAATTTACATGGTTATGGTAATGCAAACCCTAAAaataacaacaacaacaacaacaacaacaataataataataatatcaatcatcatcataatAAACAAATCAATAAGATTAAAAATAACCTTACGAACTTACAATCTTCAAGCAATATTAAATTAAGATCAAATTTCACACCAATATCGGAAGTTAAAGATGGtggtttttcaaattataatGCTAATAAGCGTCAAAtgcaaaaaataaattacccattgaaaaaaacatCATATAATGCGATAAACAATAACAGTACTGATAACGATAATAATAAGAGCGTAACAGCTATGAATAATCGAATGCAAAATCGTCATATTGTAAATGGTAGTAATAATAGCAtgaataatgataataagGCTGgaatactttcaaaatattgcaTCTGTTTATCCTGGTGCTAA
- the DSE1 gene encoding Dse1p (similar to Saccharomyces cerevisiae DSE1 (YER124C); ancestral locus Anc_8.133) translates to MTTIINPTNNNYYEPVRIFRQPAAHSKATIKYNKSWQNDHNVYNFKSSNLRKVSDDFNDYYDTKKLRSEFWNLNVNPLIDFDVNGNQIVIANNSMQDNLNFYQISDNLNQTKLKPIRSITVPKSQITNLKQINSNLLLTSHQDGAVNLITSNHDNSSIVKRFNQAKFMKSTLTATNNNNNNNNNNNNTTNLSNTPIHHLDSINESSFISSINESIFIYDLEYSKRPNYLNNFNGLNSFVIKDDNSITLNCKDGLKFIDLRSNSQTILKIGNFITSEFLNNGKIATYEYDSNKIKIFDLRNTKDTVTECLFDNQRKIDCKQINWNNSKNEMYVLDSFGNLSIWDMLHDSKYRTFKNGLTKYDNKTSLNNVVECGDMIVRNGDIGKIGFSNANDGIFGMGLKEISYHKIINVMEKIVTTNPAPSSDSENETDVSSIFEPNLNLDSPHIKNSYSSENSLTSTCKIK, encoded by the coding sequence ATGACTACAATAATCAATCCCACCAATAATAACTACTACGAACCGGTCAGGATATTTCGTCAACCTGCTGCTCATTCGAAAGCTACAAttaaatacaataaatCATGGCAGAATGATCATAACGTctacaatttcaaaagctcaaatttaagaaaagtgtcagatgatttcaatgattATTACGACACCAAGAAATTAAGATCTGAATTTTGGAATCTAAATGTAAACCCTTTGATTGATTTCGACGTTAATGGTAACCAAATTGTCATTGCTAACAATTCAATGCaagataatttgaatttttatcaaatatcagataatttgaatcaaacaaaattaaaacCAATAAGATCAATTACTGTACCAAAATCTCAAataacaaatttaaaaCAGATAAATTCTAACCTATTATTAACTTCTCATCAAGATGGCGCTGTCAATTTAATCACTTCTAATCATgataattcatcaattgttAAAAGATTCAATCAAGCTAAATTTATGAAATCTACTTTAACTGctactaataataataataataataataataataataataataccacCAACCTTTCAAATACCCCTATTCATCATTTAGACTCGATTAATGAATCTAGTTTCATCTCTTCTATCAATGAATCTATTTTCATCTATGATTTGGAATACTCAAAGAGACCAAATTAtcttaataattttaatggattaaattcatttgttattaaagatgataatTCAATTACATTGAATTGTAAAGATGGATtaaaattcattgatttaCGTTCAAATTCTCAAACAATTCTGAAAATTGGTAATTTTATCACAAGTGAATTCTTAAATAACGGAAAAATTGCCACTTATGAATATGACTCAAATaagatcaaaatattcGATTTAAGAAATACAAAGGATACAGTGACTGAATGTCTTTTTGATAATCagagaaaaattgattgtaAACAAATTAATTGGaataattccaaaaatgaaatgtaCGTACTGGATTCATTCGggaatttatcaatttggGATATGTTAcatgattcaaaatataggactttcaaaaatggtttGACAAAATATGACAATAAAACAAGTTTAAATAACGTCGTGGAATGTGGGGATATGATCGTTAGAAATGGTGATATTGGTAAAATTGGTTTCAGTAATGCAAATGATGGTATATTTGGTATGGgtttaaaagaaattagtTACCATAAGATAATAAACGTTatggaaaaaattgttacCACCAATCCGGCACCATCGAGTGattctgaaaatgaaacagaTGTTAGTTCCATTTTTGAACCAAATTTAAATCTTGATTCACCGCatattaaaaattcatATTCATCAGAAAATTCATTGACATCAACTtgcaaaattaaataa
- the KAFR0B02090 gene encoding uncharacterized protein produces MFELRMLVSLCQHRQVIMYSMSTFNFFQFVCLHFQSFRKQSQAKNKQTTVPFLARLQELSRGLKKMKDVAMQLHIYIYTYAYKGTRTFPHGPHSHDSTCHLSKQHTTLKVCVIKFIRRGKIWAEKDAAGTGKSIHSLWTVGVLQGTSLPPPSQTHTTPSHIYLAYTYTIHPSIHPSDVAFSSDSISHHIFTNLSCTI; encoded by the coding sequence atgtttgAGTTGAGGATGCTGGTGTCATTATGCCAGCATAGACAGGTCATTATGTACTCGATGTcaacttttaattttttccagTTCGTTTGTTTACATTTCCAGTCGTTTCGCAAGCAAAGCCAAGCGAAAAATAAACAGACGACAGTGCCATTTTTGGCTCGACTGCAAGAATTAAGCAGAGgactgaagaagatgaaggaTGTGGCAATGCAGctgcatatatatatatatacgtatGCATATAAAGGGACACGGACATTTCCTCATGGTCCTCACTCCCACGACTCAACGTGCCATCTATCAAAACAGCACACGACGCTTAAAGTCTGCGtgataaaatttatcaGGAGAGGGAAAATCTGGGCTGAGAAAGACGCCGCCGGCACTGGAAAATCGATTCATTCTCTTTGGACTGTCGGTGTTTTGCAAGGGACATCCCTCCCTCCTCCGTCCCAAACGCATACCACACCATCACATATCTACCTGGCATACACCTATACCATCCATCCATCCATCCATCCATCAGACGTCGCTTTTAGCAGTGATAGTATCAGTCATCACATATTTACAAATCTCTCTTGCActatataa
- the RSP5 gene encoding NEDD4 family E3 ubiquitin-protein ligase (similar to Saccharomyces cerevisiae RSP5 (YER125W); ancestral locus Anc_8.134): MPSISVKLVAAESLYKRDVFRSPDPFAVLTIDGYQTKSTSAAKKTLNPYWNETFKFDDINENSVLTIQVFDQKKFKKKDQGFLGVVNIRVGDVLGHLDEDGRSAREETITRDLKRSNDGMAVSGRLIVVLSKQPSSSRSHSSTTTTTTTNATIPGTQQPVPGAITNAQTANRSANPTAQAVESTLQSGAIAQANNAAVSSSPNTPNNTRQYSSFEDQYGRLPPGWERRTDNFGRTYYVDHNTRTTTWKRPALDQTEAERGTQLNANTELERRQHRGRTLPGSNSTDNSGISVQVNNTAATPAVNGTAAAAFAATGATTSGLGELPSGWEQRFTPEGRAYFVDHNTRTTTWVDPRRQQYIRTYGPTNTTIQQQPVSQLGPLPSGWEMRLTNTARVYFVDHNTKTTTWDDPRLPSSLDQNVPQYKRDFRRKVIYFRSQPALRILPGQCHIKVRRKNIFEDAYQEIMRQTPEDLKKRLMIKFDGEEGLDYGGVSREFFFLLSHEMFNPFYCLFEYSAHDNYTIQINPNSAINPEHLNYFKFIGRVVGLGVFHRRFLDAFFVGALYKMMLRKKVVLQDMEGVDADVHNSLNWTLENSIDGVLDLTFSADDERFGEVVTVDLKENGRDIEVTDENKKEYIELYTQWKIVDRVQEQFKAFMDGFNELIPEDLVTVFDERELELLIGGIAEIDIEDWKKHTDYRGYQESDEVIQWFWKCVTEWDNEQKARLLQFTTGTSRIPVNGFKDLQGSDGPRRFTIEKAGEVQQLPKSHTCFNRVDLPPYADYESLRQKLTLAVEETIGFGQE, from the coding sequence ATGCCCTCTATATCGGTAAAATTAGTGGCAGCTGAATCACTGTATAAGAGAGATGTTTTCCGCTCTCCTGATCCATTCGCTGTTTTAACTATTGACGGTTATCAAACAAAATCAACTTCAGCTGCAAAGAAAACTTTAAACCCTTATTGGAatgaaactttcaaattcgatgatattaatgaaaattctgTATTGACTATACAGGTCTttgatcaaaaaaaatttaagaaaaagGATCAAGGTTTCCTTGGTGTTGTTAATATTCGTGTCGGTGACGTATTGGGTCATCTTGATGAAGATGGAAGATCTGCAAGAGAAGAAACTATAACGagagatttgaaaagatcaaacGATGGCATGGCTGTAAGCGGTAGATTAATCGTAGTATTATCAAAACAGCCTTCTTCAAGTAGATCACATAGTTCTACTACCACTACAACCACAACCAATGCTACCATTCCTGGCACACAGCAACCTGTTCCTGGTGCAATCACGAATGCTCAGACAGCAAATCGTTCGGCTAATCCAACTGCTCAGGCGGTAGAATCAACTCTACAAAGTGGTGCTATCGCCCAAGCAAATAATGCTGCTGTCTCGTCTTCTCCAAATACTCCAAATAATACTAGACAATACTCTTCTTTCGAAGATCAATATGGTCGTCTACCTCCTGGTTGGGAAAGAAGAACTGATAATTTTGGTAGGACTTATTACGTCGACCACAATACAAGAACCACTACATGGAAAAGACCTGCTTTAGACCAAACCGAAGCAGAAAGAGGTACTCAATTGAATGCAAATACAGAATTGGAGAGAAGACAACATAGAGGCAGAACTCTACCCGGTAGTAATTCTACTGATAATTCCGGTATCTCAGTACAAGTAAATAATACTGCTGCTACCCCTGCAGTTAATGGTACTGCTGCAGCAGCTTTTGCCGCTACCGGTGCTACCACTTCTGGTCTTGGCGAATTACCATCTGGTTGGGAACAAAGATTCACCCCTGAAGGTAGAGCCTACTTTGTTGATCATAATACAAGAACGACCACTTGGGTTGATCCAAGAAGACAACAATACATTCGTACATACGGTCCAACAAATACAACGATACAACAACAACCTGTATCACAACTGGGTCCATTACCTTCAGGTTGGGAAATGAGATTAACCAATACAGCTCGTGTCTATTTTGTTGATCATAATACAAAGACAACAACGTGGGATGATCCAAGGTTACCATCATCATTGGATCAAAATGTTCCACAATATAAGAGAGATTTCAGACGTAAAGTTATCTATTTCAGATCACAACCTGCATTAAGAATCTTACCGGGACAATGTCACATTAAGGTACGTAGGAAGaatatctttgaagatGCATACCAGGAAATTATGAGACAAACTCCAGAAgatttaaagaaaagattaatgaTTAAATTCGATGGTGAGGAAGGTTTAGATTATGGTGGTGTCTCAagagaatttttcttccttttatCTCATGAAATGTTTAATCCATTCTACTGTCTATTTGAATATTCCGCACATGATAACTATACTATACAGATTAATCCAAATAGTGCAATAAATCCCGAgcatttgaattatttcaaattcatcgGCAGAGTCGTCGGACTTGGTGTTTTCCATAGAAGATTTTTGGATGCATTCTTTGTTGGTGCATTATATAAGATGATGCTAAGGAAAAAAGTCGTTTTACAAGATATGGAAGGTGTTGACGCCGATGTTCataattcattgaattggACTCTAGAAAATAGTATAGATGGTGTCTTAGATTTAACTTTCAGTGCTGACGATGAAAGATTTGGTGAAGTTGTTACTGTTGATCTAAAGGAAAATGGTAGAGACATTGAAGTCacagatgaaaataaaaaggaatatATCGAGTTGTATACACAATGGAAAATTGTTGATAGAGTTCAAGAACAATTCAAAGCATTCATGGATGGTTTCAATGAACTAATTCCAGAAGATTTGGTTACCGTTTTCGATGAACGTGAATTAGAATTATTAATAGGTGGTATTGCcgaaattgatattgaagattgGAAAAAACATACAGACTACCGTGGTTACCAAGAATCTGATGAAGTTATTCAATGGTTCTGGAAATGTGTCACAGAATGGGATAACGAACAAAAGGCAAGATTATTGCAATTTACTACAGGTACATCAAGAATTCCTGTCAATGGGTTCAAAGATTTACAAGGTTCTGATGGTCCAAGAAGAtttacaattgaaaaagctgGTGAAGTACAACAATTACCTAAATCCCATACTTGTTTCAATAGAGTCGATTTACCACCTTATGCAGATTATGAAAGCTTAAGACAAAAATTAACGTTAGCCGTCGAGGAAACTATTGGTTTCGGTCAAGAATAG
- the NSA2 gene encoding rRNA-processing protein NSA2 (similar to Saccharomyces cerevisiae NSA2 (YER126C); ancestral locus Anc_8.137): MPQNEYIEQHIKQHGRRLDYDERKRKREAREAHQISTKAQKLTGWKGKQFAKKRYAEKVAMKKKIKAHEQSKVKGDSKPMNDNGEALPTYLLDREQTNTAKAISSSIKQKRLEKADKFSVPLPKVRGISEEEMFRVVKTGKSKSKSWKRMITKHTFVGEGFTRRPVKTERIIRPSALRQKKANVTHPELGVTVFLPILSVKKNPQSPMYTQLGVLTKGTIIEVNVSELGMVSSGGKVVWGKYAQVTNEPERDGCVNAVLLV; this comes from the coding sequence ATGCCTCAAAACGAGTATATCGAACAACATATCAAGCAACATGGTCGTAGACTGGATTACGACGAGCGCAAGCGTAAGAGAGAAGCAAGAGAAGCGCATCAAATTTCTACAAAGGCTCAGAAGTTAACTGGTTGGAAAGGTAAGCAATTTGCTAAGAAACGTTATGCTGAGAAGGTTGctatgaagaagaagataaaggCTCATGAGCAATCCAAGGTTAAGGGTGACTCTAAGCCAATGAATGATAATGGTGAAGCTTTACCTACATATCTTTTGGACAGAGAACAAACAAATACTGCGAAGGCCATTTCATCATCCATCAAGCAGAAAAGACTGGAAAAAGCAGATAAATTCAGTGTTCCTTTGCCTAAAGTCAGAGGTATcagtgaagaagaaatgttTAGAGTGGTTAAGACTGGTAAATCTAAATCTAAATCATGGAAGAGAATGATTACGAAGCACACTTTTGTTGGTGAAGGTTTCACCAGAAGACCGGTAAAAACTGAAAGAATCATCAGGCCAAGTGCATTAAGACAGAAGAAGGCTAATGTCACTCATCCAGAATTAGGTGTCACTGTTTTCTTACCGATATTAAGTGTCAAGAAAAATCCTCAATCTCCAATGTACACACAATTAGGTGTCTTAACCAAAGGTACGATCATCGAAGTCAATGTTTCTGAATTAGGTATGGTTAGTTCTGGTGGTAAAGTTGTCTGGGGTAAGTACGCACAAGTTACAAATGAACCTGAAAGAGATGGTTGTGTTAATGCTGTCTTACTTgtatag
- the LCP5 gene encoding small subunit rRNA maturation protein LCP5 (similar to Saccharomyces cerevisiae LCP5 (YER127W); ancestral locus Anc_8.138), translated as MSELNNLLRQINESLSATSESIKNLKAVYNEEGRDESKLKFLENFENTNEKVSLLSLKNGSMLSYVNALLLLIANKLNDRNDEDDEEFDPVVQKTIENRIVMERGIRPIENKLSYQLDKLIRAFLRMEKEYNDAEKRALEKSLQNNVSDEEEQDSASDSDEEEEEMAYRPGMIKSKSSGDGKGEVEDNSQETDTYKPPKISAMLPPESITSRHFEDKFNAREHKDRSNLSRMQAMEEYIKEQSDQPDWGSSIGSNIVDHGRGGVKSSRDTEKERKIQQYEEDNFTRLNGSVMGATKQERRKKKQRERMAKVNVIGGEDFSIFNSKRKLEDSTSRRNNKKPKSAWDRAKKRL; from the coding sequence ATGTCtgaattaaataatttattgagGCAAATTAATGAATCTTTATCCGCCACTTCTGAGTCTatcaagaatttgaaagcGGTGTATAATGAGGAAGGTAGAGATGAaagtaaattgaaatttttagagaactttgaaaataCAAATGAGAAAGTGTCATTActgtcattgaaaaatggctCCATGCTTTCGTATGTGAATGCATTACTTTTGCTAATAGCCAACAAGTTGAATGACAGAaatgatgaggatgatgagGAATTTGATCCGGTTGTTCAAAAgactattgaaaatagaattGTTATGGAACGTGGTATCAGACCAATAGAGAATAAATTATCGTATCAGTTAGATAAACTGATTAGAGCATTTTTGAGAATGGAAAAGGAGTATAATGACGCTGAAAAGCGTGCTCTTGAAAAATctcttcaaaataatgtcagtgatgaagaggaaCAAGATAGCGCGAGTGACAGCGATgaagaggaggaagaaatGGCATATAGACCTGGTATGATTAAGAGTAAATCTTCTGGGGACGGAAAAGGAGAAGTAGAAGACAACAGTCAAGAAACAGATACTTATAAACCACCAAAGATCAGCGCAATGCTACCACCAGAATCCATTACCTCAAGACATTTTGAGGATAAATTTAATGCTAGAGAACATAAAGATCGTAGCAATCTCTCACGTATGCAAGCGATGGAGGAATATATCAAAGAGCAGTCAGACCAACCAGATTGGGGCAGTTCCATCGGTTCGAATATTGTTGATCACGGTAGAGGTGGTGTCAAATCCAGTAGAGATacagaaaaggaaagaaaaatacagcaatatgaagaagataactTCACAAGACTTAATGGAAGTGTCATGGGTGCTACAAAGCAagaaagaaggaaaaagaaacagagAGAAAGAATGGCTAAGGTCAATGTCATTGGGGGTGAAGATTTCAGcatattcaattcaaagagaaaattaGAAGACAGCACATCAAGACGTAATAATAAGAAGCCAAAGTCAGCTTGGGATAGAGCTAAGAAGAGACTATGA
- the VFA1 gene encoding Vfa1p (similar to Saccharomyces cerevisiae YER128W; ancestral locus Anc_8.139) yields the protein MNNEYVRRKVGIRDMKSCLICQKPTTVVLYNKSIPDLIYSCEIHLQDNPQFVLPIQSTEYIRTVERLKILKRELAVANDNDKTGSWDNWVTKIFSSKKSEGEVDDDNSKKANDSATPSPDQADPRKEYNELLDRMAQLQNDVRLFKLSKSMFESRIHQRQMMLKRIELQKREEQSYSNTDPDELTTSFNFPSTPTTKPK from the coding sequence ATGAATAATGAATATGTCAGACGTAAAGTGGGCATTAGGGATATGAAATCATGCCTGATATGTCAAAAACCAACCACAGTAGTACTTTACAACAAATCTATTCCGGATTTGATCTATTCTTGTGAAATCCATTTACAAGATAATCCACAGTTTGTGTTACCAATACAGAGCACAGAATATATCAGGACAGTAGAAAGgctcaaaatattgaagcGGGAACTGGCTGTAGCGAATGATAATGACAAAACTGGGTCATGGGACAATTGGGTGACCAAGATATTTAGCAGTAAGAAATCTGAAGGAGAagttgatgatgataacaGTAAGAAGGCCAATGATAGTGCAACTCCATCGCCGGATCAAGCAGACCCTAGAAAGGAGTACAACGAATTGCTAGACAGAATGGCTCAGTTGCAAAACGATGTGAGGCTGTTCAAATTGAGTAAGTCCATGTTTGAATCAAGAATACATCAACGACAAATGATGTTGAAACGCATTGAACTGCAAAAGCGGGAAGAACAAAGCTACTCAAACACCGATCCAGACGAACTCACCACCTCATTTAATTTTCCATCAACACCAACAACCAAGCCAAAGTAG